ATGATGTTTTGGAAAATGGAGGAACAATTACTAACGATGGAATCATTCATGCAGATGGCACAAGTTTCATCAATACAGGTACTTTCCTACAAGGTTTCACAGGGATTATTTTCGACCCCAACGATATTTTTGCCAGTCCAGGTGGTGGTTTTGTCAATCAAGGCACAATTCTCAATGAATCTCAAGCAAGCAGTACAACAAATATATGGACAGGCTGTGCAGAAGACTTAGATTGGGATACAGCAGACAACTGGTCATTAGGGACAGAACCTTTAGCTATACAAGATGTCATTATTCCTAGTTTAGGAGAGAGTTCTAACTATCCCACTATCTCTACTACTGGAAACGTTGCCAAATCTATACAAATAAACACAAATGCCAGTCTGGTAATGGACACCAATAGTGAACTAACCATAGACGGCGGCGAAAACGGCGTTTTTGTGGAAGAAAATGCAGATTTGGAGGTGAAATCACTTGCCACATTGAACATTCTCAATACGACCAATGATGGATTCGAAAATGAAGGCACAACGACTATTCGTGGAGAATTAAACATTCAAGACTCCAATGACATCGGTATTTTCAATTATGGAATATTTGAAGTGTTTTCAGGTGAAATAATTTTAGGAAATTCAGGTACTCAAAGCATCGTAAACCTCGGTAATGTTGCAGAATTCATTAACGAGGGTACTGTTTTGATTTCTCACAATTCTTCTACAAACAGTGCCATCTCCAATGCAACAAGTGCCTTATTCGTGAACGATGGCGAATTAAACATTGAAGTGCTCTCTTCAAGCGAAGCTATCCAAAACTTGGCATCTTCCGACTTTACCAATACTTTCTGTTCAAACATCACGCTAAATCGTGAAATAGTAAACAATGCCAATTTCACAAACGAGGGTTTATTAACTACCACTTTCGATGGCACAAACAACATATCAGGTATTTTCACCAACAATGGAGTTATCAACGACTTCTACAATTCCTTCAATGGTGGCGCAGATATTACCAACAATAGCCTCATCATTTTACCCCTTACAGGCTGTTTGGGAGAATCAATTGAGAACGCCTTGATAGATGGAGGTACGAATTTGGATGTTTCAACCAATTGGTATGATGGAGGGTCAGAAAGCAGTGCTGGCACTTACGATTCCGCCAATAACACTTTTACTCCTGATAATACAATCATTGAAGTAGGTACACATACACTTGACTTTTACATTGACGACCCTTCCAATGAATGTGCTTTATATACCAGCATTGAAGTAACCATAGAAAATTGTGTTCCTGATTTCATCTGGACAGGAGGCAGTGAACCTGCAAATTCTGATTGGAACGACCCCAACAATTGGAGCACAGGCATTATTCCAGACTATAGTGATGAAGTGACCATTGCAGATATTTCACCGCTTACCAACTACCCTATCATTGATGATTTTGTAGAAATAGGAAACCTCATCATTGAAGCCAATGCTTCAGTAACCATCGCTAATGGCGGAGAATTGATTACATTCTTTACCACCACAGGCATTGATATTCAAACAGGAGCAAGTATGCTCATTGAAGACGGAGGTGCAGCACTCATTTTTGAAGCAAGTGTCACAGGCGTAAATGTTGACGGCAATTTGAATGTTAGTGGACATTTATTTATTTCTTCATCAGGAGTAGGTTTGAATGTGGGCGCAACAGGTGTGGTAAATGACAATGGATTTATTGAAATTAACGAGGGATTTGGTGGTATAGGTGTAGGTGACGGAAAAACAGGCATCATAAGTGTGGTCAATTTCTTGGAAATTCAAAATGGAGGAACATTTGAAGTGACCGCAGGCGATACTTTAGTGATTGATGGTACAGCAAGTGGTCTTGGCCCTGAAAAAGCAGGTTTTTCTGATGGGGATACAGGTATCAAAATTTTTGGCGGCGGAACTTTTACCTCTGAGGACACAGGTGTAACACAGGTCATCAATATTTCGGGAATGGGAATTGACAATGAGGGAGATGTGAACAATAGTGGCGAAATGACCATCACAGCAGAGGATACTGGCATTAGAACTTCCAGCACTTTTACAGACGATGGAAGCGTGATAATCTCCAAACCAGAAGCCACCGCAGGTTTCAAAAAAACAGGTGGCGCAAGCGTAGTCAATTTCTTGGAAATCCAAAATGGAGGAACATTTGAAGTGGTGGATGATGGCGATTTGACCATTGATGGAGAAGATGTTGGACCTACCTTAAAGGCAGGTTTCGTCAACAACGATACGGGAATTGATGTCAATGCTGGAGGCACTTTCACTTCCGAAACCAATACCAACATTCATGTCATCAATATGAGTGGTTTGAGTACAGGAGTCGTCACGAATGGAACGATAGACAATGGCGGCAGCATGGAGATTACGGTTGAAAATACAGGGATGCAAATACAATCAGACACAACCGAAAACAGTGGTCAAATCACTATTTCTAAAATTGAAGGTTTATCCTTTGCTGCAAAAACATCAGGAGGTGCAAGTGTAGTCAATTTTTTAGAGATTCAAAATGGTGGTACTTTTTCGGTCTTATCAGGGGCTTCTCTACTCATTAATGGTCAAGTTACTGGTGCCCAAAAATCGGGCGCAACCAACGCACTGCTAAACGATACGGGCATTGCAGTAAACAGTGGAGGTACTTTCATTGCAGAAACCAACTCTGATGTAGATGTCATCAACATGATTGGCGCAAGTATTGGCATGAGTACAAGTGGAACAGTCGAAAACGATGGCGATTTTGACATTACTACAGAAAGCAGAGGCGTTGAAGTACAAGCAGGTGAATTTAACAATGGCGGAGATTTGGACATTTCTAAAATTGACGGTTTATCCTTTGCTGCAAAAACAACAGGCGGGGCGAGCGTGGTCAATTTCTTGGAGATTCAAAACGGAGGCACTTTTTCGGTTTTATCAGGTGGCTCTCTACTCATCAATGGACAAGATACTGGTGCTCAAAAATCGGGTGCAAGCAAAGCACAATTCAACGATACGGGCATTGCAGTCAACAGCGGCGGTACTTTCATTGCCGAAACCAATTCTGAAGTGGATGTCATCAACATGATTGGCGCAAGCATTGGCATGAGTACAAGCGGAACAGTCACCAACGATGGTGATTTTGACATGACAACAGAGGGCAGGGGAATAGATGTTGAAGCAGGTAGCTTCAGCAATGGTGGAGATTTAGACATTTCTAAAATTGAAGGACTATCTCTTGCTGCAAAAGCATCTGGCGGTGCGAGTGTGGTCAATTTCTTAGAAATTCAAAACGGGGGTACATTTTCGGTTTTATCGGGAGCTTCTCTTACGATTGACGGACAATCTACCCTTGTTGCTAAATCAGGCGTTTTATCAAATGACACAGGTATTGATGTCAATGCAGGAGGTACTTTTGAAGCGCAAGATAGTTCTACCGTCAATGTCATCAACATGATTGGCGCAAGTACAGGAGTAGTCAACAACGGGCAACTTTCGGACGCTGGTGATTTCACCATAACCACCGAAAATATCGGAATGATGGTACAATCCGATAGCGTTGAAGTAAGTGGTACACTCACAATTACAGTTCTCGAATCTCCTTCAAAATCCATGTTGAAGAAAGGTGCTGTGAGTGTAGTCAATTTCTTGGAGATTCAAAACGGTGGAACTTTTGAAATTGCATCTGGTGGAGAAGTAATCGTGGACGGAGGAGGTGGCCCTTCAAAATCGGGAAAACTGAACAATGATGTAGGTGTAAGCATTGATTCGGGCGGATTACTACACACTGACAGTGAAGCAATTTTGCAAATCAAAAACATCATTGGCGAAGGTATGGGCATGAGAAATGATGGTACAGTGAACAACGACGGAACCGTTGACTTCAATAACATTGGCGGCAATGCCTTGGAAAACAACGAAGAGTTCAACAACAACGACTGTTCGGTGTTCATCACAGATAGCAAAGTCAACAATACAGAAGATGCCGACTTTTTGAATCAAGGCTTGATTTCGTCCAGTTATGGCGAAAATGGCGAGCAACACGAAAATGATGGAATGTTCGTAAACGAAGGAATTATTGAAGACCCTAACAATGCTTTTGTGAATATCATTGGAAATCCAATCATTGAAGTGGATGACGGCAATATTTCTAACTATACACTTTTCACTCCAATGTTCACTTGCTTTGGTGAAAATGTGGAAAATGCCACCAATAAACCCCTTGATGTCAATGGTGTATTCACCGTCAATATGTGGTACACAGATATTTCACTCACTGAAGTTGCCGGGATTTATATCTTTTCCGAAATACTAAATATCAACCGCTTTGTACCCAACTTCAATGTCTTAGGTCCTGGCACGCATACAATCTATGTGAGCGTGGACAGCGATACCTTTGCAGATTGTGGAGCAACAAATGTAGTATTGGTGAAATTGACCATTTATGACCTTCCCGAAATTACTCCAATTGACCAAGCTATTTGCCTCAACCAACCATTGACTACACCTTTGGGAGTAGAAGACAATGGATATGATTATACTTGGTACGACCAAGAAACGGGCGGCAATGTTCTGACTACTGGAACGGAATATACTCCAAATCCGCTGCCAACAACGACAACTACGTACTGGGTAGAAGCTGCAAATTCGCAAAGCTGTATGAGTGACGGCAGAACAGCAGTCACACTAACCGTTTACGATTTGCCAGAAACACAAGAAATCACTTCCAGCAGTGATTTCGTACTTTGTGAAGAGGACAACATCGTTTTAGGCGCAGGAAATTATCCTGAAAACTATACCTATCAGTGGTCCAATACTGCCACAACACAAAGTATTACTGTCACCTCTTCTGGTATTTATACAGTAACTGTTACGAACGAAAACGGCTGCACAACAACCGCAGATGCCACTCTTCTAAGCTGCTGTAATGCCGTTGCAGGTACACTTATGCTGGTAGAACCAGATGTGTGTGTAGGCGATGACCTCGTTGTAAGTACAAATGGCACACATCAAACCGATGATGGCTATGTTTTATACTATTTGTTGGTGAATGAAACAACGGGTATTATTGAAGCAGTCAATACCACAGGTATATTTGCAGGTGTGGCAGAAGGGGATTACGAACTATATAGTTATGTGGAATTAAGTGTGTTGCCACCTGTTCCCTCTCCTGTGGGTAGTTCTAATTTGTTGATAAGCAGTATTGGTACATCAGATGTTGGATGTTATGACCTTTCCACACTTCAAGCGGTCACCATGCCAGAAATACCAAGTGCAGAAGTTACCTATAGTACTACAAATGGAGCAAGTAGCCTCACCAACATGGCAACCATCACCATCACAGGTGGAACGCCTTCTTACTACACAGACTTTACATCTACAGGGGCTGCTTTCTTAAACAGTTTTGCAGTAGGGGTTTATACGGTTAATTATTCCGATGAAGCTACTTGGAACTTGATAGTTACGGACGACAATGGCTGTGAGAGTGCCGCATGGATAATTGGTTCATCGGACAATCCAAATGTAACCATCAACAGTGTGGTCATTACAAAGGAAACGTGCATAGGTGATGAAGATGGAGCAATCAACATTGCAGTGAGTGGTGGATTTGCTTGTGTTCCTCCTCCTGCTTACACCTATAGTTGGACAGGACCAAACGGTTTTGTTGCCAGTACAGAAGACATCTCTAACTTGGTATCAGGCACTTACTACGTCACCATCAACGACTGCAATGGCGGAAGTTTGACCGACGATTTTTATGTGGGCAGACAGCCTTCGGGTAGAGGCAGAGGTCGAGGAAGTGTTGGCTGTGCAACAAGTGGCAGCAAAACAGACATTGTCAATTCAGGTGAGACTTTCTTACAAGTTCGTCCAAATCCATTTAGCTATTATACGACTATTGAATTTGGCATTGCACAAACGGCTATTGCAGACATCACACTCTACACTTTGGATGGTAGAAAAGTGAAGGAAATTTACCACACACTTGCCGAAAACGATGCAGTTCATCAGATTTACTTTGAGGCTGAAAATATCAGCCCAGGTATGTACTTGCTGCGATTAACAACCGAAAGTGGGGAAATGGTGATAGAGAAGTTGGTGGTACAGTAAATCAATATCGAATTAAACAAAAAAAGGCTCAACAACAGTTTCAAAACCGTCATTGAGCCTTTTTTTATATCATTATTGATTGAATTAGAAGCTTATCCGCTACCAACGTTTACCAAACATGAACTTCACATACAAATTCAAAAACAAAAACTTATTGTAATCTATCTCCTCGTCCAATGCCACCAAAATTGGTACACGAGAAGCATACACATTCACCATTGCACCTACTTCCAAAGCCTTTACATACTCATTGTAGTTGGCCCAATCAAACATAAGGGCAACTTTTGCCTTTGCACCGGGATAAATTTTCATTTCGTTGAGGCCAAAAGAAAATCCGGAAGCTCCGTAAATGCGGTTTTGACTCAGAAAAATATTGGCATTTCCTTCAGGTTCTAAGCCATCTTCGTATTTTTCGTCACGAGTCGTGAAGTTGATATTGCTGCCATTTCCATAAATCAATTCGAGGTAATAAGGTTTGGCAAGTCCCAAAGACAATCCACCCGCATAATACAAACCTATGTCCACCCCACTTTTACGCCCCTTTTCCGCCAACATTTTTATTTTGCCCACTGTAAAGTTGAGGTTGTAAAAATTGTTTTGTTTGGCATACACATACCCACGAGCAGAATTGCGAGAAGAAGCAAAAATGCTTTGATTACGGTATTCTTTTGGATGTTTAATGTCCATCAACTCAATTTCATAAACGGTTTTTTTGAAAATATTGTTGATTTTTACAAAGTGTGCATTGATACCAAAGCCATTGGTATGGGCTTGAATACCCATGCTAAATTCCCGCTTAAACACCACATCATCGTAGGTCAGGGTGCTGTTTTGGGCGGCCAAAAAGTTGGGAGCCAATACAAGGAAAACTACTAGGTAACGTAAATAGGACATAGGGGTGATTTTAAAAAATGAGCAATCTTAACTCTAAATTTACAAAGAATATTACAAAAAATAGATTCTTTTTGTTTATGATACCCCTATTTCTATCAATTCTTACTGCAAAAATGTAGCATGACCGACCGAAAAGGGCAATACATCTCAATGAGCACAGCGCACACAAGTAGCACTTTCAGGCATATACATCAACCGAGCCATTTGAATAGACTGACCACACTTTACACATTTCCCAAATTCGGCTTCGTCAATTTTCGACAAAGAAGTTTGTAAATTCGACAACTTTTGCCTCGCTCGCCTTAAATTCTCCTCATTCACCCCCTTATTATTGATGGCATCCATTCGGGTAATTCTTCCCAAAGCATTGTCTGGGGAAATAGGTTGGGTCAGCACTTCCAACTCAAAAATCTGGTCTTCCACCACTGCAATTGCCTCCTCCATTTTTTGCTTCAATTCTTCTCTTTCAGCCAAGTCCATACGCTACCAAATAGTTGATTTGTGTTTACAATAAAATACTCTCTAATAACAAAATAGCTGTGCAACTGTTTTCGTACATTTGGACTTTAAACGAAAGACTAAAACCTTATAGGTTTAACTTACGAAAATACATACAAGTTTAGTAACTTCAAGAAATCATATAACCTACGTTTCGGTCATATTTCACAGAGCATTGAAAATCAAATTTAATAATAATTAAAAATCTATCAATTGAGATAAAAATAATTTCTTAGTAATTTGATTTTTATTTTATTATAAAAAAGTTATCGAAATGTAGGATATAATTAAACACCTATAAGGTTTGAAAGCCCTTATTAAAGTCTTTCGTCTTATGTCTAGAACATAAAACAAACCATCAAATGAAAAAATTCTTCTACACCATCGCTGCCTTATGTTTCCTCACTTTCTCCCTTCAACTATCAGCCCAACAAACCGAAACCTCAAAAGAAAACGCCTGCAAAGTCATGATGCCCACGCTTGAAGGCACTTACGAAGGTGACTGCAAAAAAGGTTTTGCAGAAGGAACAGGTAAAGCTGTTGGATTGGATCAATATGAGGGTGACTTCAAAAAAGGATTACCACACGGCAAAGGCACTTACACATGGTCGAATGGTGATTACTACATCGGCAACTGGAAAAATGGTGAGCGAAACGGTGTAGGCATGATGCGGATTGCAGGAGAAGCCACTACTGAAAAACCCAAAGACAGAGAGGGTATATGGAAAAATGGCAAATTTGTAAGAGCCATCTTTGAAGCCAACCACAAATTCCTCCGAAAACAAAATGTGGTCAGTGCTTCTGCCAAAAAAATGGATGATGCCATCAATAGAGTCCAAACCAACATCACCAACGCCTCAGAAGTCCGAGATTTGATGATTATCAATGATAGCGGCATCCTCGAACAAGACGGCAACAACCGCATCACCATCCGTGATCCGCAATTCCCTCTCCACGTAAAAATCAACTACCGAACTTCCTCTAAATTATCTGGAACAGACATAGATGTTGTCGTAGAATACATCCTCGGATCTCCTGGTAATTGGATGGTGACTTTGAGGCATTGAGTAAAGTTCTCCTCTTTATTATCATTTGTAGCTTAAAATTCCTGATTCAAAGCCGTGTCTGTTCCACCTTCATTAGAATCTTCAGGCAAGGCTATTGAAGTGGGAAGATGATTGTTATTAACAGGTACAACCGTAATATCCGACTCTTTCCCCCAAAAACTTTGATTTAAAGTCAATGCTATTTGGCAATCAGTAGCATCTTCTGTTAGCAGCAATGACACAGGTAATTGATTGTAAGTGACAGAAATAGCAGAGCCATGAGAACCTGTACCCCATTCATAACTATAACCTTGAAAAGGAATCCTATCTCCATTGATGTAAACATATACTGGGAAAGGAATTTCAGGAAAATTAATTGGATCAAAAGAACATACAGGAACGATTTCAACATCCGCATCTTCTAAATCACAAACACTTGTTTTGGCATGATTGAGTATTTCGTTATCCAACTCCGTTACAATTTCTGCATCTTTACTACAACTCGTCAACGCCAATAAGAGGGCAAAAAATAGGCTAAAAAGGATTCTTGTGTTCATTATTGATTGCTTTAATTATGAAAGTTATGATTGTCATCTGTATAACCTCTGCCCTTCCATAAACGCTGCATATAAGAATCGTTATTTATGATAAATAGCCCGTTCAAGTGTGAACACTTGAACGAAGCCCTTGCCGCAAGTTTCCTAACTTACAGAATGTTAATCTTTTAGAAAATGGAAGTCTTAGGAACTTCCGTTTTCTGTAGGGAGTAGTTTTTTGAACAGAAAAAGATAAAGACCTAACTTGAAGCAAAAACTTCTGAAATTTTTGTTTTTAAAAAAAGTGGTTGTCACTGAAGTCAATCACCTCTAAAGTCTAAATTTCAGAAGTCTATTTCACTTCACATATTTTGCGATAGGCAGTCAGTCTATAGTAATCCTAAAACTCCCTTCCCTTCAACATTCCATGCCAGTACATTTTCGGCAAACCATAAGCCTTCAAAGCATACATACTGTAACGCTCCTCACTTTGGTCGAATGGGAAAGACTCTGCAGGTTGTTTATCGTAGTCAAATTCTGCCAAAATCAACTTGCCATAGCCCGTCACCAAAGGACAAGAAGTATAACCATCGTAGTGTTTCGCCAGTGGCTGTCCATCCATCAGTGACATTAAATTTGCGACCGTTGTAGGGGCTTGTTTGCGGATAGCAGCACCCGTTTTGGAAGTCGGCAAATTGCTGCAATCTCCCAGTGAAAACACATTCTCGTAGCGGGTATGTTGTGTGGTGTATTTGTCCACTTCTACCCATCCCGAACTTGCCGCCAAAGGACTGTTCTTGATGAAATCAGGTGGTGCCATTGGAGGCGTGACGTGAATCATGGAGTATTCCATTGTGGTTTTTTCACCTGTTTCCATGTGTACAAAATCTGCCTCTTT
The Chitinophagales bacterium genome window above contains:
- a CDS encoding T9SS type A sorting domain-containing protein → MSTKLFRATITIFFILISATSLQAATVTWTGNTDANWDIGTNWDTGTEPTASDDVVIPPMLTNYPVISSTGNMVKSINMIDIISTLDIEVGADLTVSNSTSDAVTIEGTLSIDGDLFIIDAGESGLVNVGTINITGSLEITGTLGEFALDNTPDGIEIINNGTILIVDSAIESLFNMADLTNNGDLFIQGGIAGFFNAGNFQNFGTLDINIDDAPEGGAIYNTSQFTNNLCGQVITNNRTDNDVEGSSFDNDGVIILNGNNDNSGTITNNGIIYNPNSTALTTTGFGSVYTNLTTNIWTACAGTTSWETAENWSLGVEPDGTYDVIVSDFSASSTFPSISTTGSTAKSVIIQVGTSLQIETNGELTIDGSNSNGLHNLGTLTNDGGLSILNSASDGLRNENMATNAGTITITGTGDDGLFNQIGSDFLNSGTINITGNHPESGIDNRALFTNDGEININTSNSPSDGSIWNISEFDNSSCTTITINDEIDNGGAITFTNNGVITSTFNGVNVGTIENEGVIYNLNGGTFTTNVESNGFEFTSTNTTVWTNCSDTDTNWSNDGNWTADSPNDSKTAIVPAGVGFYPTILSTANVGELNIELDASVTNQSTLNTEIIDNSGQLFNDGCESIINITNNLTNNASGEIVNLGTINLLEASFTDNGTYEGNATGVSPPDILYVDVDAVSGNNDGTSWEDAYIDLQDALAFAATCPLEIWVAEGGYFPTSTSNRGISFYLPDGVELYGGFNGTETLRSERDFLLYETILSGDIGADNDDSDNSYQVIIVDEGISVKIDGFYIADGNANETDNEVLQNKGGGIYNLGEAIIQNCVFYNNNASYSGGAIFNGEFKKDNTKIVNCIFKANSGYAIANYFSDLAIVNTLISGNDGGGIDHTGSTSSQILYMSNCTVVGNHGEGIHMDETGFNAINSIFWDNEVEGIQNENTQISDPFSSTVSFSCIEGGWSGSGTNNIFTDPLFMTPIDPTTSPSPDGNFTLQPSSPAINTGDTASIPTDATDVDGDGNIEEEIDIDLSYNLRIQFNTLDMGCYEASCDADAPIWTGEIDTDWSNPLNWCPNGIPDANADVQIGAIEAESSPVIASNVGTVKSITLTNGTLTVDASGAIYIDGSDANGLNISNGTVVNSGNISVVNSSTNGVSVALDGDIFNNSEGSLYIIDPLQDGLKLTSNGEFYNDSDATLEISGAGENGLSRRGTSNLFNLGEININQTSPDKKLVPIETNSIFVTSGIGAIYNFQCASITFDDVLENGGTITNDGIIHADGTSFINTGTFLQGFTGIIFDPNDIFASPGGGFVNQGTILNESQASSTTNIWTGCAEDLDWDTADNWSLGTEPLAIQDVIIPSLGESSNYPTISTTGNVAKSIQINTNASLVMDTNSELTIDGGENGVFVEENADLEVKSLATLNILNTTNDGFENEGTTTIRGELNIQDSNDIGIFNYGIFEVFSGEIILGNSGTQSIVNLGNVAEFINEGTVLISHNSSTNSAISNATSALFVNDGELNIEVLSSSEAIQNLASSDFTNTFCSNITLNREIVNNANFTNEGLLTTTFDGTNNISGIFTNNGVINDFYNSFNGGADITNNSLIILPLTGCLGESIENALIDGGTNLDVSTNWYDGGSESSAGTYDSANNTFTPDNTIIEVGTHTLDFYIDDPSNECALYTSIEVTIENCVPDFIWTGGSEPANSDWNDPNNWSTGIIPDYSDEVTIADISPLTNYPIIDDFVEIGNLIIEANASVTIANGGELITFFTTTGIDIQTGASMLIEDGGAALIFEASVTGVNVDGNLNVSGHLFISSSGVGLNVGATGVVNDNGFIEINEGFGGIGVGDGKTGIISVVNFLEIQNGGTFEVTAGDTLVIDGTASGLGPEKAGFSDGDTGIKIFGGGTFTSEDTGVTQVINISGMGIDNEGDVNNSGEMTITAEDTGIRTSSTFTDDGSVIISKPEATAGFKKTGGASVVNFLEIQNGGTFEVVDDGDLTIDGEDVGPTLKAGFVNNDTGIDVNAGGTFTSETNTNIHVINMSGLSTGVVTNGTIDNGGSMEITVENTGMQIQSDTTENSGQITISKIEGLSFAAKTSGGASVVNFLEIQNGGTFSVLSGASLLINGQVTGAQKSGATNALLNDTGIAVNSGGTFIAETNSDVDVINMIGASIGMSTSGTVENDGDFDITTESRGVEVQAGEFNNGGDLDISKIDGLSFAAKTTGGASVVNFLEIQNGGTFSVLSGGSLLINGQDTGAQKSGASKAQFNDTGIAVNSGGTFIAETNSEVDVINMIGASIGMSTSGTVTNDGDFDMTTEGRGIDVEAGSFSNGGDLDISKIEGLSLAAKASGGASVVNFLEIQNGGTFSVLSGASLTIDGQSTLVAKSGVLSNDTGIDVNAGGTFEAQDSSTVNVINMIGASTGVVNNGQLSDAGDFTITTENIGMMVQSDSVEVSGTLTITVLESPSKSMLKKGAVSVVNFLEIQNGGTFEIASGGEVIVDGGGGPSKSGKLNNDVGVSIDSGGLLHTDSEAILQIKNIIGEGMGMRNDGTVNNDGTVDFNNIGGNALENNEEFNNNDCSVFITDSKVNNTEDADFLNQGLISSSYGENGEQHENDGMFVNEGIIEDPNNAFVNIIGNPIIEVDDGNISNYTLFTPMFTCFGENVENATNKPLDVNGVFTVNMWYTDISLTEVAGIYIFSEILNINRFVPNFNVLGPGTHTIYVSVDSDTFADCGATNVVLVKLTIYDLPEITPIDQAICLNQPLTTPLGVEDNGYDYTWYDQETGGNVLTTGTEYTPNPLPTTTTTYWVEAANSQSCMSDGRTAVTLTVYDLPETQEITSSSDFVLCEEDNIVLGAGNYPENYTYQWSNTATTQSITVTSSGIYTVTVTNENGCTTTADATLLSCCNAVAGTLMLVEPDVCVGDDLVVSTNGTHQTDDGYVLYYLLVNETTGIIEAVNTTGIFAGVAEGDYELYSYVELSVLPPVPSPVGSSNLLISSIGTSDVGCYDLSTLQAVTMPEIPSAEVTYSTTNGASSLTNMATITITGGTPSYYTDFTSTGAAFLNSFAVGVYTVNYSDEATWNLIVTDDNGCESAAWIIGSSDNPNVTINSVVITKETCIGDEDGAINIAVSGGFACVPPPAYTYSWTGPNGFVASTEDISNLVSGTYYVTINDCNGGSLTDDFYVGRQPSGRGRGRGSVGCATSGSKTDIVNSGETFLQVRPNPFSYYTTIEFGIAQTAIADITLYTLDGRKVKEIYHTLAENDAVHQIYFEAENISPGMYLLRLTTESGEMVIEKLVVQ
- a CDS encoding TraR/DksA C4-type zinc finger protein; this encodes MDLAEREELKQKMEEAIAVVEDQIFELEVLTQPISPDNALGRITRMDAINNKGVNEENLRRARQKLSNLQTSLSKIDEAEFGKCVKCGQSIQMARLMYMPESATCVRCAH